A single region of the Fenollaria sporofastidiosus genome encodes:
- a CDS encoding ABC transporter transmembrane domain-containing protein: MIRDKYKKNFFKILLLFITGIIVGSLSIFPMVFIQKVIDYLTLGVQSEFVKYIVLYSLIYILVNMFKIALVNFGSKFELNLNREIKDEIVESILSTKIEQLEQAGRSNVFNVIIDDLKSLDDKLIPLIFDLGFSISSFVIGSIIIINYDYIMLFAMIIISAISTVVIQKILQSSELASEKSQIQRLNVINKFFDIIVGARDIKLFNKEKVFTSEFHEENHDLTKLDKKIVNIKNVSQALVSLLFNLIMATLIFIGGMRVSQGSLSVGALIAIILYASMITDPIFNIIENQKEISAFKNSVKRIDETFKNIERENINLIEDFNTIEFRDVSLNYGDNHILNDFNLIINKKDKLKINGRTGSGKSTIAKLITNMYKPSSGNVYVDGKENQTISLSAVFQENKLFNMSIIDNITFKSKVDEDKLSKITKICRLDEVIEKYGKNNIGFDSSTLSGGEKTRVLLARVLYKDCELYIFDEISTGLDEALFYEIFDDIMKYLASKTIITIDHKYICENYFTKSISI, encoded by the coding sequence ATGATAAGAGATAAATATAAAAAGAATTTTTTTAAGATTTTATTGTTATTTATAACAGGAATAATCGTAGGTAGTTTAAGTATATTTCCCATGGTTTTCATTCAAAAGGTGATTGACTACTTAACATTGGGTGTACAAAGTGAATTTGTAAAATACATAGTACTTTATTCGCTTATTTATATCTTGGTAAATATGTTTAAGATAGCCCTTGTTAATTTTGGCTCGAAATTTGAATTAAATTTGAATAGAGAGATAAAGGATGAGATTGTTGAAAGCATACTTAGTACAAAGATTGAACAATTAGAGCAAGCTGGACGCAGCAACGTCTTCAATGTGATTATTGATGATTTAAAATCGCTTGATGATAAACTAATACCGCTAATATTTGATTTAGGCTTTTCAATATCAAGCTTTGTAATTGGTTCCATTATAATTATAAATTACGATTACATCATGCTATTTGCGATGATTATCATATCTGCCATATCGACAGTAGTGATTCAAAAGATTTTACAGAGCTCAGAGCTAGCATCTGAAAAGAGTCAAATACAAAGACTTAACGTTATAAATAAATTTTTTGATATCATTGTTGGAGCGAGAGACATAAAACTATTTAACAAAGAGAAAGTTTTTACAAGCGAGTTTCACGAAGAAAATCATGATTTAACTAAGCTTGATAAAAAAATCGTAAACATCAAAAATGTTTCTCAAGCACTTGTAAGTTTACTGTTTAATTTGATTATGGCGACTCTAATTTTTATCGGAGGTATGCGTGTTAGTCAAGGTAGTCTCTCTGTCGGAGCGCTAATCGCCATAATATTGTATGCATCGATGATTACTGATCCAATATTTAATATCATAGAAAATCAAAAAGAAATATCCGCTTTTAAAAATTCTGTTAAGAGAATAGACGAGACTTTTAAAAATATAGAGAGAGAAAATATTAATTTAATCGAAGATTTTAATACAATTGAATTTAGAGACGTTTCGTTAAATTATGGAGACAATCATATTCTAAATGATTTTAATTTAATCATAAATAAAAAGGATAAATTGAAAATAAATGGCAGAACTGGCTCTGGCAAGTCGACTATTGCAAAACTAATTACTAATATGTACAAGCCAAGCTCGGGTAATGTTTATGTCGATGGTAAAGAAAATCAAACAATATCCTTATCAGCAGTTTTTCAAGAGAACAAATTGTTTAACATGTCAATTATTGATAACATCACATTCAAGTCCAAAGTAGACGAGGATAAGCTTAGTAAAATCACTAAGATATGTAGATTAGATGAAGTTATTGAAAAATATGGGAAAAACAATATAGGTTTTGATAGCAGCACATTATCAGGTGGCGAAAAGACGAGAGTACTATTAGCAAGAGTCTTATATAAAGATTGCGAACTATATATCTTTGATGAGATAAGCACAGGACTAGACGAAGCGCTTTTCTATGAGATATTTGATGACATTATGAAATATTTAGCGTCAAAGACAATTATTACAATCGACCACAAATATATATGCGAAAATTATTTCACAAAAAGCATCTCCATATAA
- a CDS encoding DUF7010 family protein: MNLDELRNDIIIKQKKGLPFIITSVVIWLFITVVAALQIDIMLKNILVFCCSTPLLPLAWKLGKKMGVDIFSKANELGSLGLLFTMNQVIYLLIVMWVFNAVPDKMIMVYAMVFGAHLLPYSWLYKSKSYRIFAVIIPVLALVLGNMFNGFVVSGTLAIVEIIFAISLYNEFKIFMKRQA; this comes from the coding sequence ATGAATTTAGATGAATTAAGAAACGATATTATCATTAAACAGAAAAAAGGATTACCATTTATTATTACATCTGTTGTAATTTGGTTGTTTATTACTGTTGTTGCGGCATTACAAATTGATATTATGCTAAAAAATATATTGGTTTTTTGTTGCTCAACGCCTTTACTCCCACTGGCATGGAAGCTTGGGAAGAAAATGGGTGTAGATATATTTTCAAAAGCAAATGAATTGGGCAGTTTAGGTCTTTTGTTTACAATGAATCAGGTTATATATCTACTAATTGTAATGTGGGTATTTAATGCCGTTCCGGATAAAATGATTATGGTATATGCGATGGTTTTTGGAGCCCATTTATTACCATATTCATGGTTATATAAATCAAAATCATATCGGATTTTCGCAGTGATTATTCCAGTATTGGCACTTGTTTTAGGAAATATGTTTAATGGATTTGTTGTATCTGGAACATTAGCAATTGTGGAGATTATCTTCGCGATAAGCTTGTATAATGAATTTAAAATTTTTATGAAACGACAGGCATAA
- a CDS encoding AraC family transcriptional regulator → MHIIKSFNNTIDYLETVLDDEIDEKKVTHLSGYSYSMFSRLFSILTETTLSEYLRSRRLTEAAVILRDTDEKIIDVAFKFGYESSDSFGTAFKNFHGFTPSEVRNGKPFKLVSRVQLALSVRGGRSMNVTIQKKKAFTVAGVNEQNISSSLCPSIWDKLNEKYSHDELADLGSGQSVGVCHDVENPSTINYMAGYVVTDEDKARSMGLDVLKVEEAEYAVVELIGSVPDCIHNGWKYVMEVFFPEHGYVHSGKPDFEYYYEGDMDSKDYKMELWIPITKA, encoded by the coding sequence GTGCATATTATCAAGTCGTTTAACAATACGATTGATTATCTTGAAACAGTTCTCGATGATGAGATTGACGAAAAGAAAGTAACTCATTTATCAGGATATTCTTATTCAATGTTCAGTCGCTTGTTTTCTATTCTGACCGAAACAACACTCTCAGAATATTTAAGAAGCAGAAGATTGACTGAAGCAGCCGTTATTTTAAGAGATACAGACGAAAAGATTATTGATGTTGCCTTCAAATTTGGATATGAGTCATCGGATTCATTTGGAACAGCTTTTAAGAATTTTCATGGATTTACTCCTTCAGAGGTGAGAAATGGGAAACCGTTCAAATTAGTTTCACGAGTGCAATTAGCACTAAGTGTAAGAGGAGGAAGAAGTATGAATGTTACAATTCAAAAGAAAAAAGCATTTACAGTTGCAGGGGTAAATGAACAAAACATCAGTTCATCGCTATGTCCGAGTATCTGGGATAAGCTAAATGAAAAATATAGCCACGATGAACTTGCAGATTTGGGAAGTGGTCAAAGTGTAGGTGTTTGCCATGATGTGGAAAATCCAAGTACAATAAACTATATGGCAGGCTATGTTGTTACTGATGAAGACAAAGCAAGAAGCATGGGCTTAGATGTTTTGAAAGTTGAAGAAGCGGAGTATGCTGTTGTAGAGTTAATAGGAAGTGTTCCGGATTGCATTCATAACGGGTGGAAATATGTGATGGAAGTATTCTTCCCTGAGCATGGCTATGTCCATTCAGGAAAACCCGACTTTGAATATTATTACGAAGGGGATATGGATAGCAAAGACTATAAAATGGAACTTTGGATTCCGATAACTAAAGCTTAA
- a CDS encoding TrmH family RNA methyltransferase, with protein MKFIDLNSMSDEERLFTIKDNFKGKYIEASKKHPEILSLIKLNKNSRANPLNEIALEGVWGLNLILKYNKKINYLVVCPDYIMTAEAQSLINSSYDKGAKLFFVSKKTYDFLSEEKNPQGIITVFFMNEGRFECIDQSKPLVVLDGLEIHGNIGTILRTLDALAIYDVVFINRKVRINHPKLVRSSLGSFLNMNIIDTNFDELYSYLMDNGYTIYLTDTDAKAIYMDTEYKDKACFVIGSEKYGISLPWYEKRYEMIKIPMRGDCDSLNVSIATSIILYDYMMRYKR; from the coding sequence ATGAAATTTATTGATTTGAATTCTATGAGTGATGAAGAAAGACTTTTTACAATAAAGGATAACTTTAAAGGTAAATACATTGAGGCTTCGAAAAAGCATCCTGAGATTCTTAGTCTTATTAAACTAAATAAAAACTCTCGTGCAAATCCATTAAATGAAATTGCTCTTGAGGGTGTTTGGGGATTGAATTTAATTTTAAAATACAACAAGAAGATCAACTACTTGGTTGTCTGCCCTGATTACATAATGACTGCTGAAGCACAAAGTCTTATTAACTCTTCTTATGATAAGGGCGCAAAGCTTTTCTTTGTTTCGAAGAAGACTTATGACTTCTTAAGTGAGGAGAAGAACCCTCAAGGTATCATCACGGTCTTTTTTATGAATGAAGGTAGGTTTGAGTGCATCGATCAGTCAAAACCTCTTGTTGTGCTTGACGGTCTTGAAATCCATGGCAATATTGGAACTATACTTAGGACGCTTGATGCTCTTGCCATCTACGACGTTGTTTTTATCAATAGGAAGGTCAGAATCAATCACCCGAAACTTGTTCGTTCCTCTCTTGGAAGCTTTCTTAATATGAATATTATTGATACAAATTTCGATGAACTTTATTCTTATCTAATGGATAATGGCTATACCATTTACTTAACTGATACTGATGCCAAAGCCATATACATGGATACTGAATATAAGGATAAGGCGTGCTTTGTGATTGGCAGCGAAAAATATGGCATATCGCTTCCTTGGTACGAAAAGCGTTATGAGATGATTAAGATACCTATGCGTGGTGATTGTGACAGCTTAAATGTTTCGATTGCGACATCAATAATTTTGTATGATTACATGATGCGTTATAAAAGATAA
- a CDS encoding GNAT family N-acetyltransferase, with protein MFYNTDDLKDNEIYLHLRKTCDAQPEKQWLPAYYYDICLLNGTKVGACDLRIGHNSNTYIGGNIGYAVDEPYRGHHYAMKACKLLFTLAKKHEMDYLIIACKPDNIPSYRTCELLGGELIEVKDVPLDHDLRKQGYTNVNIYRFDLNIL; from the coding sequence ATGTTTTACAACACTGATGATTTAAAAGACAATGAAATATATTTACATCTTAGAAAGACATGCGATGCACAGCCTGAGAAACAGTGGCTGCCTGCATACTACTACGACATTTGCTTATTAAATGGTACTAAGGTAGGTGCATGCGACTTAAGAATTGGGCATAATTCAAATACATACATTGGAGGCAACATCGGTTATGCTGTTGACGAACCTTACAGAGGCCATCACTATGCTATGAAGGCGTGTAAGCTATTGTTCACTTTAGCTAAAAAGCATGAGATGGATTATTTGATAATTGCTTGCAAACCTGATAACATACCTTCGTATCGTACTTGTGAACTTCTTGGCGGAGAACTTATAGAAGTAAAAGATGTTCCTCTAGATCATGATTTGCGTAAACAGGGATATACTAATGTTAATATATATAGGTTTGATTTAAATATTTTGTAG
- a CDS encoding threonine/serine exporter family protein, giving the protein MNYVIKQFVLASISCATISVLFNIQKKNIFLCAINGAICWTLYMVLTANKFNYIFSSLLCSLLCGILGEFFARWQKTPVNCYFIIGVIPLVPGLKIYQSMNYFITDDLKSGATEGIQALFMAIAIAVGLMIASSVSKIFRNIKMQQELKKLKIIYKNKNK; this is encoded by the coding sequence ATGAACTACGTAATAAAACAATTTGTGCTTGCAAGCATATCATGCGCAACTATATCCGTGCTATTTAATATACAAAAGAAAAATATCTTCCTATGTGCAATCAACGGTGCGATATGCTGGACCTTGTACATGGTTTTGACAGCAAACAAGTTTAACTATATATTCTCTTCACTACTATGCTCACTACTATGCGGCATCTTAGGCGAATTCTTTGCAAGATGGCAAAAAACACCAGTCAATTGCTACTTCATTATAGGCGTAATACCACTAGTTCCTGGCCTTAAGATATATCAGTCAATGAACTACTTCATTACAGACGACCTTAAGAGCGGCGCAACAGAAGGTATACAAGCCTTGTTTATGGCAATCGCCATAGCAGTAGGACTGATGATTGCATCCTCAGTAAGTAAAATATTTAGAAATATAAAAATGCAGCAAGAACTAAAAAAACTAAAAATAATTTATAAAAACAAAAATAAATAA
- a CDS encoding threonine/serine exporter family protein, producing the protein MENVIENINDNNRKEIYNIALRTAELLLKNGSEVSRANDTVKRILSSYGFFDIPLFLSPTVIIIGDSSNNSSFYLVKNIETRGNNIGRVNMINAFSRDFCAKKIEVAEAMQRLDEIAGSSEYSFLTILLMACIGCAMFTLMLGGSTNDFLCSIFTSALGFVINEYILKLSKTPFLGNFISSLVATFAAVLLIKLHLGHNLNMIVVGSILPLVPGVAFTSGIRDFLSGDLISGIARSFEAVFVAVAIAFGVGSVLVFMSLIGGI; encoded by the coding sequence ATGGAAAATGTAATAGAAAATATCAACGATAACAATAGAAAAGAAATTTATAATATCGCCCTAAGAACTGCTGAATTGCTACTTAAAAACGGCTCGGAAGTTTCAAGGGCAAACGATACTGTTAAAAGGATACTCTCAAGCTACGGCTTCTTTGACATACCACTGTTCCTTTCACCTACAGTAATCATAATCGGAGACAGTAGCAATAACTCCTCATTCTACCTCGTTAAAAATATAGAAACAAGAGGTAACAATATTGGCAGAGTTAATATGATTAATGCTTTCTCAAGAGATTTCTGCGCAAAGAAAATAGAGGTCGCAGAAGCAATGCAAAGACTTGATGAGATTGCAGGCAGCAGTGAATATAGCTTCTTAACTATACTACTGATGGCTTGCATAGGCTGCGCTATGTTTACACTAATGCTTGGCGGTAGCACAAATGACTTTTTATGCTCAATATTTACATCAGCCCTAGGCTTCGTTATTAATGAGTATATACTAAAGCTTTCAAAGACACCATTTTTAGGAAACTTTATATCCTCTTTAGTAGCAACATTTGCCGCAGTGCTTTTGATTAAACTACATTTAGGACACAACCTTAATATGATAGTTGTTGGTTCCATACTTCCACTAGTTCCAGGAGTTGCCTTTACATCAGGTATTAGAGACTTCTTAAGTGGCGACTTGATCTCAGGCATAGCAAGAAGCTTCGAGGCAGTCTTTGTAGCAGTAGCCATCGCCTTTGGTGTTGGTAGCGTGCTAGTCTTTATGTCACTAATTGGAGGAATATAA
- a CDS encoding DNA internalization-related competence protein ComEC/Rec2 gives MRRKYSFFACIMVLAAIYTYYFNINSYILASLGIILGVSFFTNKRVRLYLILSVAVFSLTALYTSYRGRSIFKKYKNERHEYVLRVENVKEYEGYSTFIASVKNIHGNVFNEKLKAYYSGKAHLENFDTIIVSSKLEDIRINANPNLFNEKMYYLTKNIKYKIKFNDFEKAKWKISFAEKLNISFEKKLDALTKNTMKESNANFLNAIFMSNTKFLDEDELGTYRSVGLGHLLAVSGLHVSLISFAIIFILITFGLSKRRASSICIIFLLIYGALIAYPVSFLRAMILFIALDLAFVYDISIERAQIISIALMITLLINPYYVFSVSMLLSYGAAYAIELLFRRFKKLIDKKNKMQEALLFVLAINLVLAPIQLYTFHEFNFISLITNLLLLPIYSGIITISFVVLLASLLISPLAIIFRIVDYVLSSLYEVLLLISKIDILKISLYNQDALIFAYFIVLIGFYLINNFSYMKAKLIRFMLMMMAVISISGSFVYMQGQRHYDTLNMISIGQEEAMLLDIAGKKIMVDVAGDIMGTSFSYDRTLKDVLKNYGIHTLDMIFISHFDKDHYGNLVYLLDDFKVKKICFYKDIATEDVKQKLIEKGVEYINPEKFEWIDFGGGVKLRMYKSSKALKGNNRSLVFTLNVHGTKILFTGDIEAIAESHYLSQLSKVDILKTPHHGSKTSSTKEFLEKTRPKDAISSQGLNNFYGHPHKETLERLKAIHANFYRTDRQGMISVIFKGDTYEIKTFYKEYYKYLDYMKKYIFLLSLLSIIFSYIISIVIYEYKKYGDMTYEL, from the coding sequence ATGAGAAGGAAGTATTCATTTTTTGCGTGTATTATGGTCTTAGCTGCCATATACACTTATTATTTCAATATCAATAGTTACATTTTAGCAAGCCTTGGCATCATATTAGGGGTGAGTTTCTTCACTAATAAGCGTGTTAGGCTTTATCTCATTTTATCTGTGGCAGTTTTTTCACTAACTGCCTTGTACACAAGCTATAGAGGACGCAGCATTTTTAAAAAATATAAGAATGAAAGGCATGAGTATGTATTACGAGTTGAGAACGTTAAGGAGTACGAGGGCTACTCAACGTTTATTGCTTCTGTTAAAAATATACATGGCAATGTTTTCAATGAAAAATTAAAGGCCTACTACAGCGGCAAGGCTCATTTGGAGAACTTTGACACGATTATAGTTAGCTCTAAGCTTGAAGATATACGTATAAATGCAAATCCAAACTTGTTCAACGAGAAGATGTATTATTTAACAAAGAACATCAAGTACAAGATAAAGTTTAATGACTTCGAAAAGGCTAAGTGGAAGATCTCTTTTGCAGAGAAATTAAACATCTCCTTTGAAAAGAAGCTGGATGCACTTACAAAAAACACTATGAAGGAAAGCAACGCAAACTTTCTCAATGCCATATTTATGTCGAACACGAAATTTTTGGATGAGGATGAGCTTGGAACATACCGCTCGGTAGGTCTTGGGCACCTACTTGCGGTTTCAGGACTGCATGTATCACTCATAAGCTTTGCAATCATTTTTATACTTATCACTTTTGGCTTAAGCAAGAGAAGGGCGAGCTCTATATGCATAATTTTTCTTCTGATTTATGGCGCGCTTATAGCTTATCCAGTATCCTTCCTTAGAGCAATGATACTTTTTATCGCGCTTGACCTAGCCTTTGTCTACGACATAAGCATAGAGCGAGCCCAAATCATCTCCATCGCTTTAATGATAACACTTTTAATCAATCCATACTATGTATTTTCGGTCTCCATGCTACTTTCATATGGTGCAGCTTACGCTATAGAACTTTTGTTTAGAAGATTTAAAAAGCTTATAGACAAGAAAAATAAAATGCAGGAAGCGCTTCTTTTTGTGCTAGCAATAAATTTAGTTCTTGCTCCAATTCAGCTATACACATTTCACGAGTTTAACTTTATCTCGCTGATCACAAATTTATTATTGCTGCCAATTTACTCAGGTATCATCACAATAAGCTTTGTAGTATTGCTAGCCTCGCTACTAATAAGTCCACTTGCCATCATATTTAGGATTGTAGACTATGTACTTAGCTCTTTATATGAGGTCTTGCTCTTAATAAGCAAAATTGACATTTTAAAAATCAGTCTTTACAATCAAGATGCACTGATATTCGCATATTTCATAGTCTTAATCGGCTTTTATCTAATAAATAATTTCAGCTATATGAAGGCAAAGCTTATAAGGTTTATGCTTATGATGATGGCTGTGATCTCAATATCAGGAAGCTTTGTATATATGCAAGGCCAAAGGCATTATGACACGCTAAATATGATTAGCATAGGCCAAGAGGAAGCGATGCTTCTAGACATTGCTGGAAAGAAGATAATGGTTGATGTTGCAGGTGACATTATGGGTACGTCATTTTCTTATGACAGAACGCTTAAAGATGTTTTGAAGAACTATGGAATTCATACTTTAGACATGATATTTATCTCGCACTTTGACAAAGACCACTACGGCAACCTTGTATATCTGCTAGATGATTTTAAAGTAAAGAAAATTTGCTTTTACAAAGACATTGCGACAGAGGATGTGAAGCAAAAACTTATAGAAAAGGGAGTCGAGTACATCAATCCTGAAAAATTTGAATGGATAGACTTTGGAGGCGGAGTTAAACTCAGGATGTATAAGTCTTCGAAGGCTTTGAAGGGCAACAATCGCTCATTAGTTTTCACGCTTAATGTGCACGGGACAAAGATTCTCTTCACTGGAGACATAGAAGCAATTGCGGAGAGTCATTATCTAAGTCAGCTAAGCAAGGTTGATATACTAAAGACGCCGCATCACGGATCTAAGACTAGTTCAACGAAGGAGTTTTTGGAGAAGACTAGACCTAAAGATGCAATTAGCTCGCAAGGGCTTAACAACTTTTATGGACATCCTCATAAAGAGACGCTAGAAAGGCTTAAGGCTATACACGCAAACTTTTACAGAACTGACAGGCAAGGTATGATTAGCGTAATTTTTAAAGGAGATACTTACGAGATTAAAACTTTTTACAAAGAGTATTATAAGTACCTTGATTATATGAAGAAGTACATCTTCTTATTGAGCTTGCTATCTATAATATTTTCTTATATAATAAGTATAGTTATTTATGAGTATAAAAAGTACGGAGACATGACATATGAACTATAG
- the holA gene encoding DNA polymerase III subunit delta has translation MNYRNFLNEVKMNNVSGAYLFKGIETYLMDKTLDALIDNYLDSNQRLMNLADLKYSENLVKDIKSNITMLPLMAEKKITIVRKANDSIKVLNDDDLLDELGKMPDTSIIIFMDEDDSIKKTLKFYKHFKKNDHIVSFDKEKIEDLVKWTARKFNELGVEAGFAEARFLIDRLGFYSDESVNMYSLESEVEKLASYIAKGRLTRGAIEKVVKENTIDNIFAMIDAINNKRTAAALNEYEKLLTNGEADIKTSYMIFRNVRLLLELKVCDIEKKSEVEKKDLLKISPYEYKKLSSLAHAYNYKFLLKFMNELKNLDISLKNTSKDSTIMIKNLIYKMTE, from the coding sequence ATGAACTATAGAAATTTCTTAAATGAAGTTAAAATGAATAATGTGAGCGGCGCTTATCTATTTAAAGGCATAGAGACTTATCTTATGGACAAGACCTTGGATGCACTTATAGATAATTATCTTGACAGCAATCAAAGACTTATGAACCTTGCAGACCTTAAGTACTCTGAGAACTTAGTTAAAGATATCAAAAGCAATATCACCATGCTTCCACTAATGGCTGAGAAAAAAATTACCATAGTGAGAAAGGCAAATGATAGCATCAAGGTCCTTAACGATGACGACTTACTTGATGAGCTTGGAAAAATGCCTGACACAAGCATAATCATCTTTATGGATGAGGACGATAGCATAAAGAAGACGCTTAAATTTTACAAGCACTTCAAGAAAAATGATCACATAGTGAGCTTTGACAAGGAGAAGATAGAGGACCTTGTTAAGTGGACAGCGCGCAAATTTAACGAGCTGGGCGTAGAAGCAGGCTTTGCTGAAGCAAGATTTTTGATCGATAGACTCGGCTTTTACAGCGACGAGAGCGTTAATATGTATAGCCTTGAATCAGAAGTTGAGAAGCTTGCAAGCTATATAGCTAAGGGCAGACTCACTCGAGGCGCAATAGAAAAAGTTGTTAAGGAAAATACCATTGACAACATCTTTGCCATGATAGATGCAATTAATAACAAAAGGACAGCTGCGGCACTTAATGAGTATGAGAAGCTTCTTACTAATGGCGAGGCAGACATAAAGACTTCGTATATGATATTTAGAAATGTAAGATTGCTACTTGAGCTAAAGGTATGCGATATAGAAAAGAAAAGCGAAGTAGAGAAAAAAGATCTATTGAAGATATCGCCATATGAGTATAAGAAGTTATCAAGCCTTGCACACGCGTATAACTATAAATTTTTGCTTAAGTTTATGAATGAACTTAAAAATTTAGATATAAGTTTGAAAAACACAAGCAAAGACAGCACAATAATGATAAAAAATTTAATATATAAGATGACAGAGTAA
- the mraZ gene encoding division/cell wall cluster transcriptional repressor MraZ, which translates to MFMGLFKHSIDSNGRVIIPSKMRDELGKDFIITRGYDRCIYVYNRETYEKKLEQFDDLPDTVLENRKFEREMFLYMNEANMDKNGRVMLPEMLREMMDIKGDVYIIGVRKRIEIWDTEVYKNYKATVAPLEELANNIKRD; encoded by the coding sequence ATGTTCATGGGTTTATTCAAACATAGTATTGATTCAAACGGGAGGGTTATCATACCCTCTAAAATGCGTGATGAACTTGGTAAAGACTTCATAATCACGAGAGGATACGACAGATGTATCTACGTTTATAACCGCGAAACATACGAGAAAAAGCTTGAGCAATTCGATGATCTACCTGACACTGTCTTAGAAAACAGAAAATTTGAACGTGAGATGTTCCTTTATATGAACGAAGCAAACATGGACAAGAACGGCCGTGTAATGCTTCCTGAGATGCTTAGAGAGATGATGGATATAAAGGGTGACGTCTACATCATTGGTGTTAGAAAGAGAATCGAAATTTGGGATACAGAAGTTTATAAGAACTACAAGGCAACTGTCGCACCTCTTGAAGAGCTTGCAAACAATATAAAGAGAGATTAG